One Brassica oleracea var. oleracea cultivar TO1000 chromosome C7, BOL, whole genome shotgun sequence genomic window carries:
- the LOC106303703 gene encoding defensin-like protein 1 produces MNLSMRLISAVLLFMIFVATGMGPVTVEARTCESKSHRFKGTCVSSTNCGNVCHNEGFGGGKCRGFRRRCYCTRHC; encoded by the exons ATGAACCTCTCTATGCGTTTGATCTCAGCTGTTCTCCTCTTCATGATATTCGTTGCCACAG GGATGGGTCCAGTCACAGTGGAGGCACGCACGTGTGAGTCGAAGAGCCATAGGTTCAAGGGTACATGTGTTAGTTCAACAAACTGCGGAAACGTGTGTCACAACGAAGGTTTTGGCGGAGGTAAATGCCGTGGTTTCCGTCGCCGTTGCTACTGCACCAGACATTGCTGA
- the LOC106305405 gene encoding defensin-like protein 10 translates to MKLSLRLVSTILLSFMLLLAAGMIPVEARTCESPSTKFQGVCLNAKNCAGVCTGEGFTGGQCSSLKCYCTKTC, encoded by the exons ATGAAACTCTCTCTGCGTTTGGTCTCAACCATTCTCCTCTCGTTCATGCTACTCCTTGCCGCAG GAATGATTCCAGTGGAAGCCAGAACGTGTGAGTCACCAAGTACCAAGTTCCAAGGAGTGTGTCTCAATGCAAAGAACTGTGCCGGTGTTTGCACTGGCGAAGGATTCACAGGAGGTCAATGCAGTAGTCTTAAGTGCTACTGCACGAAAACCTGCTAA
- the LOC106301239 gene encoding putative pentatricopeptide repeat-containing protein At2g02150, translating into MRLILFTLHFLLKMLCSLRNFIHVNRRFPRHVRPCFPLSSPSQQSSSISCPFVWFTSFLCVIRYPFVTKTHPLDSNRDWIRNVVKNDLWEDPQINNLFDPVHVPRLLLDLREDPRLALKFFKWSTKFNHSVESYSIVAHILFCSRMYHDANSILREMVTLHSCDVFDALWSTRNVCVPGFGVFDALFSVLIDLDMVDEALQCFSKMKRFRVFPKTRSCNGLLQRFAKLGKRDGMKSFFKDMIGAGSKPSVFTYNIMIDCMFKEGDVEAARGLFEEMKFRGLVPDTVTYNSMIDGYGKVGLLDDAVCVFEEMKSMSCEADVITFNSLINCFCKTGVLPKGLGFYREMKRSGVKPNVVTYSTLVDGFCKEGMMLQAVKFYVDMRRVGLVPNEFTYTSLIDAKCKIGNLTDAFRLGDEMLEAGVEWNVVTYTALIDGLCDAERMQEAEELFNKMVAAGVVPNLASYNALIHGFVKVKNMERALELLNELKRRGIKPDLLLYGTFIWGLCGVEKIEAAKLVMKEMQEDGIKVNTLIYTTLMDAYFKSGNPTEGLHLLEEMLKLDIDVTVVTFCVLIDGLCKNKLVSKAIDYFGRMSEEFGLQANAAVYTAMIDGLCKENQVDAATSLFEQMAQEGLVPDRTAYTSLMDGNLKQGNVLEALALRDKMDEIGIKLDLLAYTSLVWGLSQCNQLQKARSFLEEMIGEGIVPDEVLCVSVLKKHYELGCVEEAVELQGYLMKHQLLTSDKNNALPDM; encoded by the coding sequence ATGAGGCTCATTCTATTCACTTTGCACTTCCTCCTCAAAATGCTCTGCTCTCTTCGCAACTTCATCCACGTTAATCGCAGATTCCCTCGCCATGTAAGGCCTTGTTTCCCTCTCTCTTCTCCCTCACAACAGTCCTCTTCTATCTCCTGCCCTTTCGTCTGGTTCACGAGCTTTCTCTGCGTCATTCGATACCCCTTCGTCACCAAAACACATCCCCTAGATTCCAACAGAGACTGGATCCGTAACGTCGTCAAGAACGATCTATGGGAAGATCCCCAAATCAACAACCTTTTCGATCCAGTCCATGTCCCAAGGCTCCTCCTTGATTTGAGAGAAGACCCTAGATTAGCCCTCAAGTTCTTCAAATGGTCAACGAAGTTTAACCACTCCGTTGAATCATACTCTATCGTAGCGCACATTCTCTTTTGTTCTAGAATGTATCACGACGCTAATAGCATCCTTAGAGAGATGGTTACGTTACATAGCTGCGACGTTTTCGACGCTCTTTGGTCTACGAGGAACGTCTGCGTTCCTGGTTTCGGAGTCTTCGATGCTCTCTTCAGCGTTTTGATTGATCTCGACATGGTCGATGAGGCTTTGCAGTGTTTCTCCAAGATGAAGAGGTTTAGGGTCTTCCCAAAGACGCGTTCTTGCAACGGTTTGCTTCAGAGGTTTGCCAAGTTAGGGAAGAGAGATGGGATGAAGAGTTTTTTTAAGGACATGATTGGCGCTGGCTCGAAGCCGAGTGTGTTTACTTACAATATAATGATTGATTGTATGTTTAAAGAAGGAGATGTCGAAGCTGCGAGAGGCTTGTTTGAGGAAATGAAGTTTAGAGGTTTGGTTCCTGATACTGTTACGTATAACTCTATGATTGATGGGTATGGGAAGGTTGGTTTGTTAGATGATGCGGTTTGCGTTTTTGAGGAGATGAAGAGTATGAGCTGTGAGGCTGATGTTATAACGTTTAACTCGCTGATTAATTGTTTCTGTAAAACTGGAGTGTTGCCTAAGGGGTTGGGGTTCTACAGGGAGATGAAGCGGAGTGGGGTTAAACCGAATGTTGTTACTTACAGTACTTTGGTTGATGGGTTTTGTAAGGAGGGTATGATGCTACAAGCCGTTAAGTTTTATGTTGACATGAGAAGGGTTGGTCTTGTGCCTAACGAGTTTACTTACACTTCTCTCATTGATGCCAAGTGTAAAATTGGTAATCTAACGGATGCTTTTAGGCTGGGTGATGAGATGTTGGAGGCGGGTGTGGAGTGGAATGTGGTCACTTACACTGCACTGATCGATGGTCTTTGTGATGCTGAGAGAATGCAGGAAGCTGAAGAGCTTTTTAACAAAATGGTTGCAGCTGGTGTGGTTCCGAATCTTGCAAGCTACAACGCTCTGATTCATGGATTTGTAAAGGTGAAAAACATGGAGAGAGCGTTAGAGCTTCTGAACGAGTTAAAAAGGAGAGGGATTAAGCCAGATTTGCTCCTTTATGGAACTTTCATTTGGGGTTTATGCGGTGTAGAGAAGATTGAGGCTGCTAAGCTAGTGATGAAGGAGATGCAGGAGGATGGTATCAAAGTGAATACGTTGATCTACACAACGTTAATGGACGCTTACTTTAAATCTGGTAACCCCACAGAGGGTTTGCATCTGCTAGAAGAGATGTTAAAACTTGATATTGATGTCACTGTTGTTACCTTTTGCGTTTTGATTGATGGATTGTGCAAGAACAAGTTAGTTTCCAAGGCTATTGATTATTTTGGGAGGATGAGTGAAGAGTTTGGTCTACAAGCTAACGCAGCGGTGTACACAGCGATGATTGATGGTCTCTGTAAAGAGAATCAAGTTGATGCCGCAACGAGTCTTTTCGAGCAAATGGCTCAAGAAGGTCTAGTTCCAGACAGAACAGCATACACGTCGTTAATGGACGGGAACTTGAAGCAAGGGAATGTGTTGGAGGCTTTGGCTTTACGAGACAAGATGGATGAGATTGGTATTAAGCTTGATTTGCTTGCTTACACTTCATTGGTCTGGGGGTTATCTCAGTGCAATCAGTTGCAGAAAGCGAGATCCTTCCTTGAGGAAATGATTGGGGAAGGGATTGTACCTGACGAGGTTTTGTGTGTTAGTGTCTTGAAGAAACACTATGAGCTTGGATGCGTAGAAGAAGCTGTAGAGTTGCAGGGTTATTTGATGAAGCACCAGCTTTTGACCAGTGATAAGAATAACGCACTTCCAGACATGTGA